ATTGGTTGAATATTCCTGTCCACTTTATTATAATTATCCTATGTATATTGTTATATGtcatgtttttctttctttctgtgaaGTACTTGTGATGGTTTCGGTGTTCAGTAACTGTACAAAGCGGTGCATCGTGCCCTTGGGCCTGTACACAAAGCCTTATGAGATATTCAAATATACATTCTGATCACACTAATTATCAGGCTACTAATTTCCTCCACATTAACCATATACACACCGTTGTTTTAATAGGTTAAGCTGCACAACTATGGCATCCAATGAGCGTGAGTATCATTCCTTATTCGATACATTGTTGGATCCcattgggcacagacgtcaaaCCAAGGTCTATTCCACCatggttcaatgtaatttaattgaaataaCGTGGGAAACAACGTTGATAAAACCAGTGTGTACCCAGTGGGATATTGCAATTGTTATTGCTGAGTAGGTCTGTATGTAGTATATAagtattatagtatattatactgtattatagtatattatagtgtgttgtgtttgtgtatgctGACTTCTCTAAATTAATTTCCATGTAAATAACAACaaagtatatttaagcaataagaccagaggaggtgtggtgtaatgtactgtagcTAAGGGCTGTTCGTACAGACGACGACGCAACACTGAGtgtctggacacagcccttagcagtggtaaattggccatataccacaaactcaAAGGTGCctcattgctattataaactggttaccaatgtgaTTAGAGcagtcaaaataaatgttttgtcatacctgtggtatacggtctgatataccacggctgtcagccaatcagcattcagggctcgaaccacccagtttataatatactttatgttatagtgtgttgtgtttgtgtatttgtttGACTTCTCTAAATGAATTTTCCATGGAAATGGACAGTAGAGTATGTTGTATGGTATGTCAGGAAGGGATCTGGGTTTACAGTATATTTAGTAGGTCTGTAACTTAACATGTTTTCATAGGTTCTCAACcgaaaaggaggaggaagagcagcatggAGGAACCCCCTTATTGTGAGTTCTATACATTTTAGTTTTGTATTCATCTGTACATAAATAAATACTTGTGATGGCCAAGAGAATAGTGCATGCTGGTCTAATTGTGTACTTTTGTTGactgttggttgtgtgtgtgtgtttgtcagtgtcaggCGATGCAGAGTTTAGAGTCCTTCTCTTTGGGAGAAGTGGCCGCAGTCAATTTTCTCTGGCAAACTTCATTCTGGGGACAGATGTGTTCAGCGATGAGCTCTGCCACAttacagagagtcagagacacaGGAGCGAGGCGTTCGAGAGAAAACTAGCTGTGGTCAACACTCCAAACCTCTCTGAGTACCAGGCATCCCAGAAAGAGCTGAGAAGAGTGTTCAagttgtctgtgtgtatgtcctcTCCTGGTCCCTACGTCGTTCTCTTTGCATTCGACCTGAACAACATCTCACCAAGTGCAGCAAGCATCCTGGAACTCGTCACAAAGCATTTTGGGGACAGCATCTTGAACCACATGATGGTTGTGGTGTGTCAtgtagaggagaaggaggattCAGCTCTGGAGGAGAAAGTCCAGACTAACAGAGACTTCAGGGAGCTCCTGGAGAAGTGTGGCCGAAGGTATCACCTCTTCAATGAGAGGAAGGCCCGGAGAGATGAGAAGGTTTCCAGACAGCTCCTGGAGAAGATGGACGACATGGTGAGGGAAAACGGCTGCAGATTCTACTCCGATCACCAATACcaggaagcagaggagagaaTCCAGAAAGAGGAGCGTTTCATGAtgaaagggagaaagaaagagatgctgACAAAGAGGAAGGAGCTGGAGAGCAGGTACACAGGGGAAGGTCTTGTAAAGGAGCTGCTGCAGTTTGAGACCGGGATAAGAGTAGAGAACCGAGCGACGGCTGAGAGGAAGATCTCAGAGGTACTGGGATTTACTCTCACAGCAGTTGACTATGCTGCTGCGGTAGGTAAAGGGGCAGCTCTAGGGGCTTTATGTGGAGCGGTCGTGGGGTTTGAGGGTATGGCGGTGGGAGCCGCTGTAGGTGCCGTCGTCGGCGGGGGCATAGGAGGTGCTGTCAGTGCGGCATGGGGTTACCTCACAAACACTGCTGCACAAATGAATAGACGTTGAGACAATGCTGCTTACATCGATGATGCATTGCCCAGTGTAACAGATTGTGTCATTTTGGTGCCGTTCCTGCCCAGTTTAACAGATGGTGTCATTTTGGTGCCGTTCCTGCCCAGTTTAACAGATG
This sequence is a window from Oncorhynchus mykiss isolate Arlee chromosome 13, USDA_OmykA_1.1, whole genome shotgun sequence. Protein-coding genes within it:
- the si:dkey-120c6.5 gene encoding GTPase IMAP family member 9 isoform X1, encoding MASNERSQPKRRRKSSMEEPPYLSGDAEFRVLLFGRSGRSQFSLANFILGTDVFSDELCHITESQRHRSEAFERKLAVVNTPNLSEYQASQKELRRVFKLSVCMSSPGPYVVLFAFDLNNISPSAASILELVTKHFGDSILNHMMVVVCHVEEKEDSALEEKVQTNRDFRELLEKCGRRYHLFNERKARRDEKVSRQLLEKMDDMVRENGCRFYSDHQYQEAEERIQKEERFMMKGRKKEMLTKRKELESRYTGEGLVKELLQFETGIRVENRATAERKISEVLGFTLTAVDYAAAVGKGAALGALCGAVVGFEGMAVGAAVGAVVGGGIGGAVSAAWGYLTNTAAQMNRR
- the si:dkey-120c6.5 gene encoding GTPase IMAP family member 9 isoform X2, whose amino-acid sequence is MEEPPYLSGDAEFRVLLFGRSGRSQFSLANFILGTDVFSDELCHITESQRHRSEAFERKLAVVNTPNLSEYQASQKELRRVFKLSVCMSSPGPYVVLFAFDLNNISPSAASILELVTKHFGDSILNHMMVVVCHVEEKEDSALEEKVQTNRDFRELLEKCGRRYHLFNERKARRDEKVSRQLLEKMDDMVRENGCRFYSDHQYQEAEERIQKEERFMMKGRKKEMLTKRKELESRYTGEGLVKELLQFETGIRVENRATAERKISEVLGFTLTAVDYAAAVGKGAALGALCGAVVGFEGMAVGAAVGAVVGGGIGGAVSAAWGYLTNTAAQMNRR